The genomic DNA ATTTCTGACATGGCCCTCTAAAAGACTAGAAGAGATTCTTCGAGAAACTCAATGATGTTAAAACAGCAGCAAAGCCGCCAAAAACAAATGAGACGAACTTCACAGTAATGGAGATGATAGGTTAGGGGagttgttttaaaaattcagaTGGAGCTGAGTTACTTAATGTTGCGGAGTATTTTCAGCTTAATGTTGCTGAATTGAGCTTTTTAAAAAGGACTTTGGAATTATTTATACAGGTGAAAGAGCAAAAATATCTTGCGTTTGAGTGataatatagaaataaataaatataataatttgtgGAGATGGAAAGCTTGGTGGCCAAGGCCATTCCTATGTGTATTAATAATGGAGGGGGGTTTTAAGTGTAGAAGATGACATACTGTAAATTCAATTAGGGGTTTCTTGCTTTTTCCATTAAGAAGAGCATGTCTCTGCTTCTCAGCCGACTTGGGAAACGTCCTCcgtctcttcatcttcttattctttctaaTGGCTTCTCAACTTCCTCGAGGCACACTCCTCCTTGTTCCATCATCCGCGCTGTTCCTTGTGGAGCAGATCGCGGAAAACTCGTCATCCTGACTGCTACCGGGGAGCTCAACTATTTGGATAAGAAGGTGCCACTAAAGTTGATGAGGGAAATGGGAACCATCGGCTCATCTCATGGCTGGGTAGCTACTTTGAAGGACGACGGAATAGTGCGTCTCCAAGACGATTTAAACCCGGCTGCATCTTATACACATCCCAAACGCATTCCTCTCCCTCCTCTTGTGACTCTGCCTCATTGCCAAACCCAACTTGTCACCCAACGTGGCCACCTCATCGGATCATGGGATccccacaacaacaacaaaaataaacccAATATTCAGATGCTGCGGTTTAAAAACCTTCCGGAGCTCACCAAGACCACAAGGGAGCTTCTGCATTCGTGTTGCGCAAGCGACCACTTGGTGGAGTCAAGAACCACAAGTGAGACTTTCTTGGTTAAGTGGTGGAGGAAGGCCACCTCCAGGGGAGTTTTGAAAATGAAATCAAGAGCTGTAATGGTCTTCAAACTGGACCAACAAGGGAACGCCGTTTACACTGACGACATTGGACACCTCTGCATTTTCCTCTCAAAGTCGGAACCTTTTTGTGTCCTTGCTAACTCCATTCCTGGCATGTGCCCTAACATCGTCAAACTTTTGGATGTAGATGAAGGCGCCGTTTTTTGTCTGGATGAACCCGACTCCTTTTGTTATAATCTTACACTCCGGGCCCCTTATCATATTCCACCaccaaatttaaatttatactagATGAGTCGTCCGTCCTCTgtgtctttctctcttttaaacctctctctgTATGATTAATATGCATATGCTCTTAGAGttaataatttgttattttctttaatctgtCTCCCAACTAAATTATACTATATGTTTTAACTTCATATCCAATTCGAAGAAGAAATTCATGACAGAGATTGAAAGCAGAAACAAAACACGAACCCTTGCGCATGTGTATCAACTTTTTCAGTTGCTTTAATTCGAATCcaaaagttaatttaattaagcgATTGTGGCTTCTGTGTTTAATTGGAGATAGTGTAGTAGTTTTGAAACCAAAGCTGATAATTAGTACATAGAATATATAAAGTGTGTGACATATAACGAACCCATTAATTTGATCTCTTGGAATGTGAGTTTAACTGACTGATACAATCATACTACTACTAATGTTTGTAATGTGGAAGTCTGTTGTTTGTGCTTATGTAATATGTATATCATCAAATATTTATGACACTTGATCATCTTAGTAAAATTATGTAAGACTAGCATTTGAACTTCATTTGCAAGAATCAagatactttattttttttgggaaattatgTTATGATCCAAAAATTGTTTAGACAGAACCAAACATCTCCATCCTTCAGTTTCCTCTCTATCATAAGATTGCTGTCACTTTGCTTCTTAGTCGCAGTCATGAGGTAGAAACCAAAGTTTGGGAGTTTTCCACACATTAAATATTTTCGAGTTTTGTTTAGCGCAAACCGAGAAAGGAGAAGGCGAGCCCACACATGTAAGAGAACATATCCAAAAACTTGGGTGAGATGTAAAGCTATGTATTAATAATGGGTGGTTTTTAGGTGGAGACGATGACATACTCTTCAttcaattagggttttaggtGGTGTAGACAACAAATtcttcaattagggtttttcttgctttttgttttgttttgttttaaagaacaTAATCGTATTCATGTCTCTCCATCTCAGCCGGCTCTCGAGGCTCCGCCTTGGGAAACCTGTGTTTGTAAGATCTTGTCTTCTTCACTCTAAGGGCTTCTCAACTTTTTTGCTGCAAACCTCTCCTTGTTTCGTCTACGGCGCTGAGCCTTGTGGACCAAGAAACGCGGATCTCGGAAAACTCATCATTTACAAAGCTAATGAATACGACAGCCAtcatttggaaaagaaagttcCAATGGAGTTGGTGGATAGAAAGGCCATGGTAACGATCGGGTCATCTCATGGTTGGGTAGCTACTTTGAAGGATGACGGAATAGTGCGTCTCCAAGACGATTTAAACCCGGCTGCATCTGATACAAATCCCAAACGCATTCCTCTGCCTCCTCTTGTGACTCTGCCTCATTGCCAAACCAAACTTGTCACCAACGTGGCCATGTCCACTTCTTCTCCTGAGGATGAAGACTGTGTTGTGGCTGTCAAGTTCTTGGGACCTCAGCTCAGCTTATGTAGACCAGCTCAAGCTAACTCCAAGTGGACCAACATCAGAATCGAACCCCCCTGCTTCTACTCCTCCCCTGTTATGTATTCCAAGAAACATGACATGTTTCGCATTCCCGGATCTGGAGGCCACCTCATTGGATCATGGGATCTACACAAACACAAGCACAATCCCAAGATTCAGAGGTTGCGATTTAAAAACTTTCCCGAGCTGACAAAGTTCAAACGGGAACTTCTTGGTTCGTGCTGCACGAGCCAACACTTGGTGGAGTCAAGAACCACAGGTGAGACTTTCTTGGTTAAGTGGTATAGGAAGGCCACCTCCGGTGGagatttgaaaatgaaaacaaaagctTTGATGGTCTTCAAGCTAGACGAACAAGGGAGCGCCGTTTACACTGAAGACATCGGAGATCTCGTCATTTTCCTCTCAAAGTCGGAACCTTTCTGTGTCAATGGTAGCTCCTTTCCTGGCCTGTGCTCTAACCAAGTCCACACCTTTGATATCGACGAAAGCGCACTTGTAGATCTGGAGGATTCCTCCATCATTAGTTGGGTTGATGCATTCGGGTCCCCTTACTTTATTCCACCTCAAAAAATTGACTCCTAGGTTGGTAATGAGTACTAGTCTCAGACTGTCTTTCTCTTAAGCCTTTAAATATCATATCTATATTATTTATGTACTGTATTCTCTATTAGATTGAGATGCATATGCTCTTGGATATACCACCTTTTGTcacatttgataatatttgtgATGACTCGGCCTCTTCATGATCAAATAAGTATGATGAAGTAGAACTCTgctctt from Camelina sativa cultivar DH55 chromosome 2, Cs, whole genome shotgun sequence includes the following:
- the LOC104753515 gene encoding uncharacterized protein LOC104753515 — encoded protein: MSLHLSRLSRLRLGKPVFVRSCLLHSKGFSTFLLQTSPCFVYGAEPCGPRNADLGKLIIYKANEYDSHHLEKKVPMELVDRKAMVTIGSSHGWVATLKDDGIVRLQDDLNPAASDTNPKRIPLPPLVTLPHCQTKLVTNVAMSTSSPEDEDCVVAVKFLGPQLSLCRPAQANSKWTNIRIEPPCFYSSPVMYSKKHDMFRIPGSGGHLIGSWDLHKHKHNPKIQRLRFKNFPELTKFKRELLGSCCTSQHLVESRTTGETFLVKWYRKATSGGDLKMKTKALMVFKLDEQGSAVYTEDIGDLVIFLSKSEPFCVNGSSFPGLCSNQVHTFDIDESALVDLEDSSIISWVDAFGSPYFIPPQKIDS